ACCGGCCCGGCAGGCCGGTGGCCGCCCAGCCGCGCGCGTCGTCGACGGTGACGACGTCGCTGCCGACGTTCATCAGCCGCAGGCCCCGCATCCGGGGGTCGTCCGGGGTGAGCCCGGCCAGCACCTCCCGGTAGTACGCCGGGGTGATCTCCATGATGGTGATCCGGTGCTCGGCGACCCGGTCGGGCAGCTCGGCGGGGCTCCAGAAGAGCGGGTCGGCCACCACCACGGTGGCGCCCGCGAGCAGGGTCGCGGCGATCTGGTCCATGGCCACGTCGAAGGTGAGCGCGGAGAGCAGCACCACCCGGTCGTCGGCCCGGATGTCGTAGGCCTCGGCGATCACCCGGCAGTGGTGGGCGTAGGAGCCGTGCTCGATCAGCACGCCCTTGGGCTGCCCGGTGGAGCCGGAGGTGTAGATCATGTAGGCGAGGTCGCCGGGCTCGGCCCGGTGCGCGAGGTCGGTGGCCGGGTGGGCGGCGATCAGGCCCGCGTCACCGTCGGTACGCACCAGCGGGCAGCCGACACCCGCCAGCCGGCCGGCGAACCGATCGGTGGTGACGATCACGGCGACCCCGGCGTCGCAGAGCATGAACTCCAGCCGCTCCGCAGGGTGTTCGGGGTCGACCGGCAGGTACGCGCCGCCGGCCTTGAGTACCGCGAGCAGGGCCACCACCACATCCGGGCCGCGCTCCATGCAGACCGCGACCAGGCTCTCGCCGCCGACGCCGAGCGACCGGAGGTGGTGGGCGAGCCGGTTGGCGCGCTCGTTCAGTTCGGCGTAGCCGAGGGTCTCGGCTCCGAAGGCGACCGCCTCGGCGTCCGGCTGCTCGACGGCGCGCCGCTCGAACAGCTCCGGTACGCAGACGGTCTCGGCGGTGGCACGGGCGTGGCCGTTCCAATCGTGGACCAGCCGCCGCCGTTCGGGGCCGGTGAGCATCGACGGGCGGCTCAGCGGCGCCTCGGGGTACTCGGTGACTCCGCGCAGCAGGCTCAGGTAGTGCCCGGCCATCCGCTCTACGGTGGCTCGGTCGAACAGCGCCGCCGCGTACTCGAAGAGGCCGTGCAGGCTGCCGTCGGCCCTCCGCCCCAGGGAGAGAGTGAGGTCGAACTTGGCGGTCTGCCAGGGCGCTGCGACCCGCTCCACCACGATGCCGTCGAGGCTGAGCGGGGTGCGCTGCGCGTGCTGGAGGTCGAACATCACCTGGAACAGCGGGTTGCGGGAAAGATCCCGCTCCGGCTGCAGGTCGTCGACCAGCCGCTCGAAGGGCAGGTCCTGGTGGCTGTAGGCCGCGACCACGTCCTGGCGGACCTGGTCGATCAGCTCGGCGAAGCTCGGGTCGCCGCCGAGATCGGCTCGGAGCACGACGGTGTTGATGAAGTTCCCGACCAGCTCCTCGACTTCGGGGCGGGTGCGCCCGGCAACCGGCGTGCCGACCGAGACGTCGCTCTGGCCGGTGTACCGGGCGAGCAGCAGGTGGAAGGCGGCCAGCAGGACGACGAACGGGGTCACCGAGTGCCGGCGGGCCAGCGCGTCGACGGCCTCGGTGAGATCGGTGGGCACCGCCATCGCCAGCAGCTCGCCGCGCGCGTCGCGGACGGCCGGGCGCGGACGGTCGGTCGGCAGCTCCACCGGGGTGAGCCCGGCCAGCCGCTCGCGCCAGTGCGCCAGGTGCCGCTCCGGGCTGGGACTCTCCGCCCAACGCGCCTGCCAGGCCGCGAAGTCGGCGTACTGCACGGGCGGGCGCGGCGGCACCTCCGTACCGGCGCGGTAGGCGCGGTAGAGCAGCCCGAGATCCCGGGTGAGCACGTCGGCCGACCAGCCGTCGACTGCGATGTGATGGGCCGTCAGTGCGAGCAGGTGCTCCTCCGCGCCGACCCGCACCAGCAGCACCCGCAGCGGCGCCTCCCGGTCGAGCCGGAACGGCCGCCCGGTCTCCTCCCGGAGCAGCGCCTCGGCCTGCTCGACCGCCACCGGGTACGGCAGTCGGGAGAGGTCAACCGGGGTGGTGTCGAGCGGGGCGGGCGGGTCGATGACCTGGACGGGCGAGCCTTCGGGCGCGATGTACCGCGTCCGCAGCACTTCGTGGCGGGCCACCAGTTCGTCCAGCGCAAGGGCGAGCGCCTCGGTGTCCAGCGGCCCGCGCAGGCGCAGGGCCATCGGCACCAGGTACTCAGCGCTGCCGGGTTCGAGCTGGTCCAGGAACCACATCCGGCGCTGCGCCGAGGAGGGCGGCACCGCCTCGGTGCGGGGCACCGGGGTGATCGGGCCGGCGGTGTCGGCCGCCAGCGCCTCCGGGACGGCCAGCAGCTCCGCCAGCCCGGCGACCGTCCGCCGGGTGAACACCTCGGCGACCGGCACGTCGGCCCCGAAGGCCGCGCGCAGCCGGAACACCAGCCGGGTGGCCAGCAGCGAGTGCCCGCCGAGGTCGAAGAAGTCGTCCAGCGCGCCGATCCGGTCCAGCGTCAGCACGTCGGCGAAGACGGCGGCCACCGTGGTCTCCACCGGGCCGCGCGGCGGCACGTGCTCCTCGGTCCGTCCCTCCAGCCCTGGCAGCGCCTCCCGGTCGACCTTGCCGCTGGCGGTCAGCGGCAGCGCGGGGAGGGTGCGCAGCACCGACGGGATCATGTACTCGGGCAGCCGCTCGGCCAGGTGGGCCCGCAGCCGGGCCGGCCCGGGGTCGGCGCCGGGCACGGGCACCACATGGGCGACGAGCTGCCGCTCGCAGTAGACCCCGACGGCCGCCGCGGCGACCCCGGGGTGCTCACAGAGGACGGCCTCGATCTCGCTGGGTTCGATCCGGACCCCGCGCAGCTTGACCTGGCGGTCGAGCCGGCCGAGGTACTCCAGGCAGCCGTCCGCGCGCCGGCGGACCCGGTCACCGGTGCGGTAGAGCCGCTCTCCCGGAGCCTCCGGGTGGGGGTTGGGGACGAACCGCTCGGCGGTCAGGTCACCGCGCCCGGCGTAGCCCCTGGCCAGCCCGACGCCGGCGACGCAGAGTTCACCGGGGACGCCGACCGGGGCGAGCCGGCCGTCGGTGTCGAGGACCAGGGCCCTGGTGCGGTCGATCGGCCGGCCGATCGCGACGATCTCGCCGGGTTCCTCCCCGGTGTACTGCCAGGAGGTCACGTCGATCGCGCACTCGGTGGGGCCGTAGGTGTTGGTCAGGGTGACGGGCAGCAGCCCGAGTAGCCGGTCGCACAGTTCGGCGGGCAGCGGTTCGCCCGCGCTGAACACCAGCCGGAGCGCGGTGCAGTCGGCGAGCCCGGGTTCCTGGACGAGTACCCGCAGGACGGACGGGACGAGCTGGAGCACCGTCACCCGGTGCTCGGCCACCGCTCGGACCATCGCCGCCGGGTCGCGCGGCACGCCGTCAGCGGCCACTACGACGGTCCCGCCGGAGACCAGCGGGGCCAGGAACTCCCACATCGCGGCGTCGAAGCCGACGGTGGTCTTCTGCAGCACCCGGTCGGCCGGGCCGAGGCCGTGCTCGCGGACGGTCCACAGCACCCGGTTGCGGATCGCCTCGTGACTGACCACCACACCCTTGGGCCGGCCGGTGGAGCCCGAGGTGTAGACGATGTACGCGGCGGAGGCCGGGTCGACGGCGGGCAGCGGCTCGGTGCTCCGCCCGGCGATCGCCTCGCGGTCCTCGTCCAGCAGCACCAGGGCGACGGCGCTGTCCGGCAGTTCGTCGCGGATCCAGGCCTGGCTGATCAGCACCGCCGCACCGCTGTCGCGCAGCACGTGGTCGCGGCGGTGCCGGGGGTGGTCGGGGTCGATCGGCACGTACGCCGCGCCCGCCTGGTGCACCGCCAGTAGGGCGGTGACCAGGTCGGTGTCCCGGCGCAGGGCGACGGCCACCGGGGTCTCGGGGCGGACGCCGAGCTCGTACAGGTGCCGGGCCAACCTGGCTGCCCTGGCGTCGAGTTCGGCGTAGCTCAGGGTCTCGGTGCCGAACACCACGGCGGTCGCGTCCGGCGTCCGGGCGGCCTGCTCGGCGATCAGCTCGGGCAGGCAGTGCTCGGGGGCGGTGACGGCGACGGCCGGGCCGGCGACCAGGGCGCGCTGCTCGGCCTCGTCCAGGATCTCCAACTCGTCCAGCCGCGCCGACGGATCGGCGATGACAGCGGCCAGCAGCCGCCGGTAGTGGCCGCCCAGCCGCTCGATGGTGGCGCGGTCGAACAGCGCGGTGGCGTACTCGAAGCCGCAGCGCAGGTGCCCGTCCGAGTGCTGCTGGATGGAGAGCATCAGGTCGAACTTGGCGATCGGCCAGCCGATGCCGAACTGTTCGACCTCCAGGCCGGGCAGCGCGAACGCACCTGTCGCGGGCGGGCGCAGCTCGAACATCACCTGGAACAGCGGGTTGCGGGACGGGTCGCGCTCGGGCGCCAGCTCCTCGACGATCCGCTCGAACGGCATGTCGCCGTGGCCGTAGGCGGCCAGCACCGTCCTGCTCACCCGGCCAAGCAGCTCGATGAAGGTGGGCCGACCGGACAGATCGCCGCGCAGCACCAGGGTGTTGGCGAAGAAGCCGATCAACGGCCCGGTCTCGGTCCTGGTCCGGCCGGAGACGGCCGTGCCGACCGCCAGGTCCCGCTGGCCCGTGTAGCGGCCGAGCAGGGCGTAGAAGGCGGCCAGCAACACCACGTTCGCGGTGACGCCCCGGTGCGCGGCCAACTCGTCGACGGCCTCGCCGAGGTCGGCGGGGACATCCACCGCGATCCGATCGCCCCGCCAGTCGCGCACCCGGGGTCGCCGCCGGTCGGTGGGCAGCTCCAGCTCAGGGAGGCCGGCCAGGCGCTCGCGCCAGTGGTCGAGCATCCCGGCGAAGGCGGGCGTGCCGGTCAGGGCTCGCTGCCATACCGCGTAGTCCGCGTACTGCACGGGCAGCGGCTCGACCGGCCAGCCGGAGTAGTGCCGGGCCAGCTCGTCGGCCAGCACGTCGATCGACCAGCCGTCCGAAGTGATGTGATGTAGCGTCAGTAGAAGGATGTGGTCCTGCTCGGCGATCCGGATCAGCGTCGCTCGGGCCGGGATCTCCGCCGCCAGGTCGAACGGCCGCGCGAGATCCTCGTGGACCAGCCGCATCGCCTCCCCGTCCTCCGGTGCCTCCAGCACCGTCACCGGGATGCGCGCGTCCTGGTCGATGATCTGGAAGGGCTCGCCGTCGTGCTCGACGTACCGGGTGCGCAGCACGGCGTGCCGTGCCGTGACCGCGTCAAGCGCGCCGAGCAGCGCCTCGTGGTCGAGCCAGCCGCGCAGCCGCAGCGCGAACGGGACGAGGTAGTCGGTGGCTCCGGGCGCCAGCCGGTCCAGGAACCAGAGCCGCTGCTGGGGGAAGGAGAGCGGCAGCGGGTCGTCATGGGAGACCGGGGTGATCGGAGCCCGGTCGACACGCTCGGCGATGGCCAGCACATCGGCGAGCCGGGCCACGGTGCGGGCGGTGAACACCTCGGCAAGCGGCAGCTCGACGGCCAGCAGCTCGCGGAGCCGGAAGGCCACCCGGGTGGCCATCATCGAGTTGCCGCCCAGCGCGAAGAAATCGTCGTGCACGCCGAAGTCGGTGATGCCCAGCAGCTCGGCCCAGAGCTCGGCGACGGTGTGCTCCATCGGGGTGCGCGGCCCGGTGCCGTCCTCGGTCGCGGCGGCGATCCGGTGGGCCGCCGGGTCGGGCAGCGCCCGACGGTCGACCTTGCCGCTCGGGGTCAGTGGGATCTCGGGCAGCGAGACGTACAGGGCGGGCACCAGATGCTCGGGCAGCAGGCGGCCCAGGTGGGCGCGGAGCTCGTCCACCTCGGGCGCGGCGCCGTCGGCGGGCACCAGATAGCCGACCAGCCGGGCCTCGGCGCCGGTGCCGTGCGCGACGACGGAGGCCTCGCGGACCGCCGGGTGGGTGGTCAGCGCGGCCTCGACCTCGGCCGGTTCGATCCGGAAGCCGTGGATCTTGAGCTGGGTGTCCACCCGGCCGGCGAACTCCAGCTCGCCGTCCGGGCGGTGGCGCACCAGGTCGCCGCTGCGGTAGAGACGGTCGCCGGGCACCGCACTGAACGGGTCGGGCACGAAACGGTCGGCGGTGAGATCGCCGCGCCGGTGGTAGCCGCGCGCCACCTGCGCACCACCGATGTACAACTCGCCGACCACGCCCGGCAGTACCGGCCGCAGGTTGTCGTCGAGCACGTACATCCGGGTGTTGGCGATCGGTGTGCCGATCGGGAGCGCACCCGGTTCGAGGTCGGCGGCGCGACGCACCAGCACCGAGCAGCCGACGGTCGTCTCGGTCGGGCCGTACTCGTTGAAGACCACCGTGTCGGGCGCGTGCCGCTGCCACGGCGCGAGCATGGCACCGGTCAGCAGCTCGCCGCCGAGCACCAGGTGGGGCGCAGCGGTGCGCAGCGCCTCGGCTGACAATTCCCGTCCCAGGATACCAAGATGAGTTGGCGTCAGTTTCACCAGGTCGAAGCTGTCTCCGGTCAGGGTGGCGACCAGCGCGTCGATGCCAGGGGTGCCGTCCTCGGCGGTGAGGGTGACGGTGGCGCCGGTGAGCAGCGCCGGGAAGAGCGAGGTGACGGGCAGGTCGAAGGCGACCGAGGAGTAGAGC
Above is a genomic segment from Streptomyces sp. NBC_01233 containing:
- a CDS encoding non-ribosomal peptide synthetase — its product is MASFSQQRLWFLDQLRPGSPDYLLPLALRIRGALETAALTGALAAVVQRHEVLRTRCLSLGGEIVQQVREVAELAWEQHDLTGFAPEERERRAGELVERELRRPIDLATELPIRPLLARLADEDHLLLIVVHHIAFDGLSWNLLGAELSAGYRERTGAAPAALAPLPIQYADFAQWQHERLSGPRLAERLDYWRTRLAGMAPLELPTDRPRLPVWEGDGDVVRFELPAELVAQVDKFARGHRVTRFMVLLAVFQALLARYSGQTDIPVGTPVSGRSRTEAEGLIGLFVNSVVLRGDLTGRPSFETLLGRVRQSTLSALTHADAPFELIVNELAPERDLSRNPLFQVSFSLNNAAAAPIVLPGLVVELVRTPLVGSAFDLALDVDQMPDGRLNARLQYATVLFDRTTVQRLADSLRLLLDAVLAAPETPLDRIELISAEDRYSTVEKCNETAEPMPAGCLHELLAEQAARTPEAVAVRWPSGELNYRELDGRANLLAHQLREAGVGPETLVGVCLRRGPDLVVALLAVLKAGGAYLPLAPEHPALRREELLGSAGASVLITSADLEQAGWAGVVVPVGTGTRAAPPEQWAAPDNLAYLIHTSGSTGQPKGVTVTHRNLVNYVSWAARTYLSKGAGTPLYSSVAFDLPVTSLFPALLTGATVTLTAEDGTPGIDALVATLTGDSFDLVKLTPTHLGILGRELSAEALRTAAPHLVLGGELLTGAMLAPWQRHAPDTVVFNEYGPTETTVGCSVLVRRAADLEPGALPIGTPIANTRMYVLDDNLRPVLPGVVGELYIGGAQVARGYHRRGDLTADRFVPDPFSAVPGDRLYRSGDLVRHRPDGELEFAGRVDTQLKIHGFRIEPAEVEAALTTHPAVREASVVAHGTGAEARLVGYLVPADGAAPEVDELRAHLGRLLPEHLVPALYVSLPEIPLTPSGKVDRRALPDPAAHRIAAATEDGTGPRTPMEHTVAELWAELLGITDFGVHDDFFALGGNSMMATRVAFRLRELLAVELPLAEVFTARTVARLADVLAIAERVDRAPITPVSHDDPLPLSFPQQRLWFLDRLAPGATDYLVPFALRLRGWLDHEALLGALDAVTARHAVLRTRYVEHDGEPFQIIDQDARIPVTVLEAPEDGEAMRLVHEDLARPFDLAAEIPARATLIRIAEQDHILLLTLHHITSDGWSIDVLADELARHYSGWPVEPLPVQYADYAVWQRALTGTPAFAGMLDHWRERLAGLPELELPTDRRRPRVRDWRGDRIAVDVPADLGEAVDELAAHRGVTANVVLLAAFYALLGRYTGQRDLAVGTAVSGRTRTETGPLIGFFANTLVLRGDLSGRPTFIELLGRVSRTVLAAYGHGDMPFERIVEELAPERDPSRNPLFQVMFELRPPATGAFALPGLEVEQFGIGWPIAKFDLMLSIQQHSDGHLRCGFEYATALFDRATIERLGGHYRRLLAAVIADPSARLDELEILDEAEQRALVAGPAVAVTAPEHCLPELIAEQAARTPDATAVVFGTETLSYAELDARAARLARHLYELGVRPETPVAVALRRDTDLVTALLAVHQAGAAYVPIDPDHPRHRRDHVLRDSGAAVLISQAWIRDELPDSAVALVLLDEDREAIAGRSTEPLPAVDPASAAYIVYTSGSTGRPKGVVVSHEAIRNRVLWTVREHGLGPADRVLQKTTVGFDAAMWEFLAPLVSGGTVVVAADGVPRDPAAMVRAVAEHRVTVLQLVPSVLRVLVQEPGLADCTALRLVFSAGEPLPAELCDRLLGLLPVTLTNTYGPTECAIDVTSWQYTGEEPGEIVAIGRPIDRTRALVLDTDGRLAPVGVPGELCVAGVGLARGYAGRGDLTAERFVPNPHPEAPGERLYRTGDRVRRRADGCLEYLGRLDRQVKLRGVRIEPSEIEAVLCEHPGVAAAAVGVYCERQLVAHVVPVPGADPGPARLRAHLAERLPEYMIPSVLRTLPALPLTASGKVDREALPGLEGRTEEHVPPRGPVETTVAAVFADVLTLDRIGALDDFFDLGGHSLLATRLVFRLRAAFGADVPVAEVFTRRTVAGLAELLAVPEALAADTAGPITPVPRTEAVPPSSAQRRMWFLDQLEPGSAEYLVPMALRLRGPLDTEALALALDELVARHEVLRTRYIAPEGSPVQVIDPPAPLDTTPVDLSRLPYPVAVEQAEALLREETGRPFRLDREAPLRVLLVRVGAEEHLLALTAHHIAVDGWSADVLTRDLGLLYRAYRAGTEVPPRPPVQYADFAAWQARWAESPSPERHLAHWRERLAGLTPVELPTDRPRPAVRDARGELLAMAVPTDLTEAVDALARRHSVTPFVVLLAAFHLLLARYTGQSDVSVGTPVAGRTRPEVEELVGNFINTVVLRADLGGDPSFAELIDQVRQDVVAAYSHQDLPFERLVDDLQPERDLSRNPLFQVMFDLQHAQRTPLSLDGIVVERVAAPWQTAKFDLTLSLGRRADGSLHGLFEYAAALFDRATVERMAGHYLSLLRGVTEYPEAPLSRPSMLTGPERRRLVHDWNGHARATAETVCVPELFERRAVEQPDAEAVAFGAETLGYAELNERANRLAHHLRSLGVGGESLVAVCMERGPDVVVALLAVLKAGGAYLPVDPEHPAERLEFMLCDAGVAVIVTTDRFAGRLAGVGCPLVRTDGDAGLIAAHPATDLAHRAEPGDLAYMIYTSGSTGQPKGVLIEHGSYAHHCRVIAEAYDIRADDRVVLLSALTFDVAMDQIAATLLAGATVVVADPLFWSPAELPDRVAEHRITIMEITPAYYREVLAGLTPDDPRMRGLRLMNVGSDVVTVDDARGWAATGLPGRFLCNYGPTEATVTCVLHPVPADPPGRGEAAMPIGRPVPGTWAYILDAHGEPVPVGVPGELHLGGLRLARGYHRRAALTAEKFIPDAFGAEPGARLYRTGDLVRYLSDGTIEFLGRIDQQVKLRGFRIELGEIEAVLAQHPALRAVVVVARDLRLGDRRLVAYLVPEGDTTPEITELRRYAGERLPEYMIPSVWATLAELPLTSSKKVDRKALPAPAPDRPEFEHPYVAPRDPTEEIVAGVWTEMLGIDRIGVHDDVFVLGAHSLLATRVLARLSAVFGVTIPLRRLFEATTVATLTEVVTDAVEAQIAELSDEEVEALLSQQG